The Raphanus sativus cultivar WK10039 unplaced genomic scaffold, ASM80110v3 Scaffold3225, whole genome shotgun sequence nucleotide sequence TTGATGATGTCGCAAACGAAGAAGTGTTGATCCGATTTCAAGCCATGAGTGAAAGAAGAATGcttttataaaatgttagattttttatacaataatgttgtttttaatatttggtttttaatattttaataatttatttaatatttcttaCTTTATTATTGGTGCACCCTTTGAAAAAAATTTCTGGCTTCGCCAATGGTCCTAACCATCGGAATCCGATCAAACTAGTTACGTATTCGAAATCGGAGAATCTGAGGAAAGATGAAAGCATTTATAAAGGAAGTAAATTTATCAGAGCGGAGAAGATTCGAGAGAGCCGTTGGATGAAGACGAGAGGTCTGCTTCAGCTTTCGGGTAGAGAGACGAACGGTTACAATCGCTGATTGAAATTACTATATTACCCTCAGtgctaaatatttcaaatttgatattAGCGGTTACAGAACGGCAAATCTATATAAACCATTACGAACGTAATTACTAAAATACCCATGACACGAAATGAtgatgataattatttttttgggtcAACAATAATGATCATTATTTAGGATGATGAAACAGCTTAATTTCTCTCTGGCTCTTTGCTTCTTCTAAATATTAGgcgaaatatttttcttttgaaactaaTCTTAGGCGAAACAtgtgtttattgtttattattatgttcAGGTTACACTTGTGTTAGATACTTAATTTTCTTGTTAACGGTCATCAATCTCAGGATTATTATCAACAACTCTGTAACATAATCTGCATATGAACAGAAAATCATCTTGCAGTTTTTGATGGAATGAATAGACGCGACAATAAGCCGCACTCAAACCCTGGAAGCTTTGTTATTTGTCCAAATTTTTTTGCTCAAGTCTTACCAAACGAACAACATCTCTGCACTAACCACTTCcataattattgtattttcaaAGTAATTTGACTTTTTAAGGATTAAGACCTGATTGGCATTATTAACACAATGCTTTTCAAAGACATTCTCAAGgattatattaatatttctttccactttttccttgttttttgcaaataaattaataaattaatacgGGTGGGTTACCAATCTAACAAAAGAtagtttgaaaattaatatataaaaacttaaagATTAATCTAATAAAGTCAAACATCTTGCCGTATTGTATAGACTGTTTTAATGGTTTGCCAAAATAGTTGGAACGTTGTGTTGACCTATCAtagtcatgatctcaaaagttGCGAAAGGTATTTGATTGGATGATTTTATTTCCAATTTATTCAGACTGCAAGTAAAATACACGCTGGATTACtactaaaataataatgataagtTCAAATCTGTTCtagtacatatttttatttttgtttccttttatttcatccaaaaaaaaagataaagacaCCTGCATACGACTAACTAACTCAATTACACAAACAATACAACATatacttttttctttgtttgttttgttctcCACTCATAAAACTCTTACTTGCAGTAGAAGATATAGATAACGAGAGTGATTTCAACACACATGTCGAtgggaaacaaaagaaaagcaCATAGATTCTTCAGGCCACATGAGGATCTTCATGTACAAATTTCTCAAACTCCTCCCTTGATTGCCCATCCGGATTCTTCTTCCATTCCGTAAATTTCTTGGCCGCTTCCATGAATTTCTCCATGTGAAGCCTCTTCCATTCCTAGTACCAAATCAAGTATTTACATAAAGTGTTTGCGCCAAAGGTCCAAAACCATTAAGCAAAGAAAAGACTTAATCATGTATCTAGTATGAGATAAGTTGAGAGAATGAATTAAAACCTCGAAATCCCATTCTCCATACATATCAGGATCATCCTTGTTAGCCCATACATAGGTTTCCACTTTCATCTTCTCAGAAGTGTCCTATTTAAATTGGTGAAATAAGAGCTTCAGTATTTAAGCAATCTCATGTTTATGAGATTAACTGACGATAATATGAAGTAATAACACGCACAGTTAATACAACTTCAACAGTCTTCCTCACGTAGTCATCTCCTTCAATCATATCTAAGTTCTCTAGCTGAGCATCTGTTAATCCAATTAGTATCTGCACCAAACCATCAAacccttttttaaaaaaaccaacaaaacaaTGTTGACAACCCTTCAGATAATAAAACGAATAAAACAAGGCAGAAGAAAAATGGAAGCCTtataagaacaagagaaacaaGAGAGATGAAACCAAAACCTTTCCGTTGATAAGTCCGTTCTCAGAAGGAGAGATACATGCGTGCAAACGCCCTTTCAGCCTATACACAtgactgcaaaaaaaaaaaaaattcagttttaatCAAGGGAGAATTTGTGAAATGTACAAAAGGGAGAAAAAACTCAAGAATATAGTCATTCTACAGTTACAAACCGTAGATAGGACAATTAGAACACAATCTTGACCAAAATCTCCTTTTAGGCGCGTGCGTTTGATGTTGACGCTCTAAAACTGAATTTGTGATACAATACTACATAACATATAGTATAGTCTAAAGATTGTGACAATTAAGAATATAACAATACATGGAAAAGTGTTTGTCTGTGTATTATCAAACGCTCGAACTATATACTATTCTATATATAACATAGATGTAGAATAGATTATTCCgaacataaaccctaaaccctaaaccgaaatcctaaatattaaacccaaacctaaaccctaaacccaaaccatataatctaaaccctaaacccaaaccatataatctaaaccctaaacccaaatcctaaaccctaaacccaaacctaaaccctaaacccaaaccatataccctaaacccaaacattaaactataaaccctaaaaccaaattctgaaccctaaacccaaaccaaaaccctaaacccaaaccatatacccagaccatataccctaaactcaaaccctaaacccaaaccctaatcctaaaccctaaaccctaaacttaaacCATTATCCATTACATGACTATgttatacatattatggtatggaaaACTCAACAtacccacaaactttgtatatatgaaattctctaaaatttctttagagagagagCTAACGAGTGGCGACGGTGttggaaaacaaaacaatataactgatcaagtagtgagtaagaagaatcagaaggcagagaaggagatacaaagtgcaaaagaagagaaaaagaaacgtatcatactatactgtaatttaaaatacagtatagtatgataaattgagagagagagagagagagagagagagagagaaaaaccctaaaccctaaactcaaaccatatagtataggcaaagacagataaacaaacacaaattcatataccctaaacccaaatctaaaaattctaaacccaaatcatataccctaaacctaaaccctaaactataaaccctaaacccaaacccaaaccatataccctaaacctaaaccgtataccctaaacccaaaccctaatcctaaaccctaaactctaaaccctaaacctaaactttTATTCATTATgtgactatgctatacatattgtggtatggaatactcgacacacccattaaatttgtatatatgaaattctttaaaatttctttagagagagatgatgagtggcAACAATGTTAGAAaacaaaacagtgtaactgatcaagtagtgagtaagaagaactaagagacagagaagaagatataaattacaaaagaagagaaaaataaatttatcacactatactgtaatttaaaatagtatggaacaTATGACGTATGATATGGGGATAGggattatgaagaaaattaTAGCAATTTAACCGATTGGGAGGACCAAAGTTAATATGATAGGTTGaatatggaatactcgacacaacCACATTATCTAACCAATTGGGAGGGTCAAAGTTAACATAACAGCTTGAGAATGTCAACATAAATGTAACACGAAGGAAAGCTTCTGTGAGAGTTGCGTGCACGTGGAGGAGGAGTAGTGGAGATGATgtaagaggaagaggaaaaagaggaggaggaagatgatgaggaggaggaggagtggaGATGATGTAATAGTACATTGTGTTGTACTAttctatatttatcaaatgGAATAGTACAACACAACATTTACTGTTTATCTTCTCCATTAATTCTTACGCATCCTCTATTTTTAATCCACATATATCGAAGTATCAAAATTGTAAAcccaaacaaatatatgaagaaACGTGATCAAACATAGTTGTTGGATCAGATAATTACACAACATGCGAATTATCACTTTCCAAAAAATTTGTAAAGCTTATAAATGATCATGagacaaaagaaagagaataaaGATCAAACATAaattctggaaaaaaaaaatttcaaaaaaacaagATGAACGATAGAAGTGATAGTGAAAATGAAATAGTAGAATAAAGAGTATTTTTTGTctttatacatattatacaaagaatatCATAGCCAAAAGTTCTTAtgggtatataatttttttgttattttgctATGGTCATGGCCTGCAATTTCCCTTTAATCAATCTCCGAgcaaaaaaaagaggaagaaagacGTACAAGCCGTGGAGCTGAGCGGAGACGGTGACAGGACTGCATTCGAGGATCAAACTGACGACGGATGGTTCTTGGAAACTGCCGTAGACAAAGACATTGTGCGA carries:
- the LOC108807403 gene encoding protein AIG2 B, whose amino-acid sequence is MTSSDQSPSHNVFVYGSFQEPSVVSLILECSPVTVSAQLHGFHVYRLKGRLHACISPSENGLINGKILIGLTDAQLENLDMIEGDDYVRKTVEVVLTDTSEKMKVETYVWANKDDPDMYGEWDFEEWKRLHMEKFMEAAKKFTEWKKNPDGQSREEFEKFVHEDPHVA